A DNA window from Coffea arabica cultivar ET-39 chromosome 6c, Coffea Arabica ET-39 HiFi, whole genome shotgun sequence contains the following coding sequences:
- the LOC113697594 gene encoding protein LATERAL BRANCHING OXIDOREDUCTASE 1, translating into MASNVLPSTVNPPPENYIHNPAAIFPLLQIPQVDLCVLNSEPSSPEATQELKILRFALTVCGFFQVVNHGIDISPLEELYDVTKRFFLLPPEEKHKYSRPAGDLDLAGFGNDQTLTQHQTLDWNDVLYLDLYPEDQRTLKLWPDNPNDFRKVLLQCRAKLQKLNELILKAMANSLNLEDNTFLKQYGESPRVLSRFNSHHPCSGSGPQVEAKPHSDASTLTFFLQDKPVEALQVLRGDKWFRLPAIAHPAILVMPGDQAEIMTNGLFKSLLHRFVANSERERISISIFFIPDKENVIEPAEGLVDEKRPSLYRPVVDYVGAFCPEHREGNRVIDALKK; encoded by the exons ATGGCTTCCAACGTATTACCGTCCACAGTCAATCCCCCGCCGGAAAATTATATCCACAACCCAGCAGCCATCTTTCCACTGCTACAGATACCTCAGGTTGACCTTTGCGTCCTCAATAGTGAACCATCATCACCTGAAGCCACTCAGGAGCTCAAGATTCTCCGGTTTGCTTTGACCGTGTGCGGTTTCTTTCAG GTTGTTAATCACGGAATAGATATTTCACCCCTTGAGGAATTGTATGATGTTACTAAACGATTTTTTTTACTTCCACCGGAAGAGAAGCACAAATATTCACGACCAGCTGGTGATCTTGATCTTGCTGGTTTTGGAAATGATCAAACTCTCACTCAACATCAGACCCTTGACTGGAATGACGTGTTGTATCTCGACTTGTATCCTGAAGATCAAAGGACACTAAAATTATGGCCTGACAATCCTAACGACTTCAG GAAAGTTTTGCTCCAGTGTAGGGCGaagttacaaaaattaaatgaGCTCATCCTCAAGGCCATGGCAAATTCGCTCAACTTGGAAGACAATACCTTTCTGAAGCAATATGGAGAAAGCCCAAGGGTGCTATCAAGATTTAACTCTCATCATCCGTGTTCAGGATCAGGACCCCAAGTTGAAGCCAAACCGCATTCGGATGCATCGACATTGACTTTTTTCTTACAAGACAAACCAGTGGAAGCCCTTCAAGTCCTAAGAGGTGATAAATGGTTCAGACTTCCTGCCATTGCTCATCCTGCTATACTTGTTATGCCTGGGGACCAAGCTGAG ATAATGACTAATGGCCTATTCAAGAGCCTGTTGCATAGGTTTGTGGCAAACTCAGAAAGAGAGAGGATCAGCATATCCATTTTCTTTATCCCTGATAAGGAAAATGTGATTGAACCAGCAGAAGGACTTGTTGATGAAAAAAGGCCAAGTTTATATAGACCAGTTGTAGATTATGTTGGTGCATTTTGCCCTGAGCATCGTGAAGGGAACAGAGTGATTGATGCGCtgaaaaaatga
- the LOC113692385 gene encoding pyrophosphate-energized vacuolar membrane proton pump — translation MGAAILPDLATEILIPVCAVIGIIFALVQWLLVSKVKLSHDKFDAGADGKNGFTEALIEEEEGINGDSIVQKCADIQNAISEGATSFLFTEYQYVGVFMVAFAILIFVFLGSVEGFSTKSQACTYDSSKLCKPALGTAVFSTVSFLLGAITSVLSGFLGMKIATYANARTTLEARKGVGKAFITAFRSGAVMGFLLAANGLLVLFIAINLFKLYYGDDWEGLFEAITGYGLGGSSMALFGRVGGGIYTKAADVGADLVGKVERNIPEDDPRNPAVIADNVGDNVGDIAGMGSDLFGSYAESSCAALVVASISSFGINHDLTAMLYPLLISSVGILVCLITTLFATDFFEVKAVKDIEPALKKQLIISTALMTIGIAIVSWIALPSSFTIFNFGVQKEVQNWQLFLCVAVGLWAGLIIGFITEYYTSNAYSPVQDVADSCRTGAATNVIFGLALGYKSVIIPIFAIAISIFVSFSFAAMYGIAVAALGMLSTIATGLAIDAYGPISDNAGGIAEMAGMSHRIRERTDALDAAGNTTAAIGKGFAIGSAALVSLALFGAFVSRAAISTVDVLTPKVFIGLIVGAMLPYWFSAMTMKSVGSAALKMVEEVRRQFNTIPGLMEGTTKPDYATCVKISTDASIKEMIPPGALVMLTPLIVGIFFGVETLSGVLAGALVSGVQIAISASNTGGAWDNAKKYIEAGVSDHAKSLGPKGSDPHKAAVIGDTVGDPLKDTSGPSLNILIKLMAVESLVFAPFFATHGGLLFKIF, via the exons atggGGGCGGCGATATTGCCAGATCTTGCGACGGAGATTCTAATTCCGGTATGTGCCGTGATTGGTATCATCTTTGCGCTTGTCCAATGGCTTCTCGTATCCAAAGTTAAGCTCTCTCACGACAAGTTTGATGCTGGCGCCGACGGCAAAAATGGCTTCACTGAGGCTCTTATTGAGGAAGAGGAGGGCATCAATGGCGACAGCATCGTCCAGAAGTGCGCCGACATCCAAAACGCCATCTCGGAAG GTGCAACCTCTTTTCTTTTTACCGAGTATCAGTATGTTGGTGTTTTCATGGTTGCTTTTGCCATTTTGATCTTCGTCTTCCTGGGCTCTGTGGAGGGGTTCAGCACAAAGAGCCAGGCTTGTACATATGACAGTTCCAAACTATGCAAGCCCGCTCTTGGAACTGCTGTCTTCAGTACCGTATCCTTCTTGCTTGGTGCTATCACATCTGTGCTTTCTGGGTTTCTTGGAATGAAAATCGCAACCTATGCAAATGCTAGAACCACCTTGGAGGCCAGAAAAGGAGTTGGTAAGGCTTTTATTACTGCATTCAGATCTGGTGCAGTGATGGGTTTCCTTCTTGCCGCAAATGGTCTTCTAGTATTGTTCATTGCCATCAACCTTTTCAAGTTGTACTATGGTGATGACTGGGAAGGTCTGTTTGAGGCTATAACTGGTTATGGTTTGGGTGGATCTTCAATGGCCCTTTTTGGAAgagttggtggaggtatctATACCAAAGCTGCTGATGTTGGAGCTGATCTGGTGGGTAAGGTGGAGAGGAACATTCCAGAGGATGACCCTCGGAATCCAGCG GTAATTGCTGACAACGTTGGTGACAATGTTGGGGATATTGCTGGAATGGGATCTGATCTCTTCGGATCTTATGCAGAATCATCCTGTGCTGCTCTTGTTGTtgcttcaatttcttcttttggaATCAATCATGATTTGACTGCAATGCTGTATCCTCTTCTGATCAGTTCCGTTggtattcttgtttgtttgatcACCACTTTGTTTGCCACCGATTTCTTTGAAGTCAAGGCTGTGAAGGATATTGAGCCAGCATTGAAGAAGCAACTTATTATCTCCACAGCTTTGATGACTATCGGTATCGCAATTGTATCTTGGATTGCCCTCCCATCCTCCTTCACCATATTTAACTTTGGGGTCCAGAAGGAAGTTCAGAACTG GCAACTATTCTTGTGTGTTGCTGTTGGTTTGTGGGCTGGTCTTATTATTGGCTTCATCACTGAGTACTACACCAGCAATGCTTACAG CCCTGTGCAAGATGTTGCCGATTCCTGCCGCACTGGAGCTGCCACAAATGTTATTTTTGGCTTAGCATTGGGTTACAAATCTGTTATTATTCCAATTTTTGCCATAGCAATCAGCATTTTTGTGAGCTTTAGCTTTGCTGCGATGTACGGTATTGCAGTAGCAGCCCTTGGAATGCTAAGCACCATAGCTACTGGATTAGCCATAGACGCTTATGGACCCATCAGTGATAATGCTGGAGGCATTGCTGAAATGGCTGGTATGAGCCACAGAATCCGTGAGAGAACTGATGCCCTTGATGCTGCAGGCAATACCACTGCAGCCATTGGAAAG GGTTTTGCAATTGGCTCTGCTGCTCTTGTTTCCCTTGCACTCTTTGGTGCTTTTGTTAGCAGGGCAGCGATTTCCACTGTGGATGTCCTGACACCCAAAGTTTTTATTGGTTTGATTGTGGGAGCAATGCTTCCTTACTGGTTTTCTGCCATGACAATGAAAAGTGTTGGGAGCGCAGCTCTGAAGATGGTTGAGGAAGTGCGCAGGCAATTTAATACCATACCTGGTCTCATGGAAGGTACTACCAAGCCTGACTATGCCACATGCGTTAAGATTTCTACAGATGCTTCTATCAAAGAGATGATTCCTCCTGGTGCTCTTGTCATGCTCACACCCCTCATTGTGGGGATCTTCTTTGGTGTGGAAACACTTTCTGGTGTTCTTGCTGGAGCTCTTGTATCTGGTGTACAG ATTGCTATTTCTGCATCTAATACTGGTGGTGCATGGGACAACGCCAAGAAGTATATTGAG GCTGGTGTGTCCGATCATGCAAAAAGTCTGGGGCCTAAAGGATCTGATCCACACAAAGCAGCTGTGATTGGTGACACCGTTGGTGATCCTCTCAAGGACACATCTGGACCATCCCTCAACATTCTCATCAAACTAATGGCAGTCGAATCACTTGTTTTTGCTCCCTTCTTTGCCACTCACGGTGGCCTGCTGTTCAAGATCTTCTAG
- the LOC140004443 gene encoding probable anion transporter 6, chloroplastic → MGLLLAPPLIQSYGWESVFIIFGFLGIAWFLAFQFVKDGEPSAGGASTSGHLFFSEKNSWIGSLEELEGSLKDVPWKAFFKSKAVWAMIYAHFCGSWGHYTCLSWLPTYFSEELSLNLTEAAWVSVLPPLASIFVTSIAAQLADYLITKGVDTARVRKTCQTISFLSPTSCMILSSLDLGLPPWEVVTILTGGLALSSFALSGLYCTHQDISPEYASILLVSDVNILKRNF, encoded by the exons ATGGG GCTTCTTTTGGCTCCTCCATTAATCCAAAGTTATGGATGGGAGTCTGTGTTTATCATATTTGGCTTCCTTGGCATAGCCTG GTTCTTGGCATTTCAGTTTGTTAAGGATGGTGAACCTTCAGCAGGTGGTGCATCAACATCAG GGCATCTATTCTTTTCCGAAAAGAATTCATGGATTGGGTCCTTGGAAGAATTGGAAGGATCACTGAAG GATGTCCCTTGGAAGGCCTTTTTCAAGAGTAAAGCTGTGTGGGCCATGATATATGCTCACTTTTGTGGAAGTTGGGGTCACTATACTTGTTTATCCTGGCTTCCAACTTATTTCAG TGAGGAGCTCAGTCTTAATCTGACAGAAGCTGCATGG GTTTCAGTCCTTCCTCCATTAGCTTCAATTTTTGTCACCAGCATAGCTGCTCAACTGGCTGACTACTTAATTACCAAAGGGGTTGACACCGCCAGG GTGCGCAAAACTTGCCAAacaatttctttcctctctccCACTTCTTGTATGATTCTTTCCTCTTTGGATTTGGGATTGCCTCCATGGGAGGTTGTAACAATTCTCACTGGAGGTTTAGCGCTTTCAAGTTTTGCATTATCAG GTTTATACTGTACTCATCAAGACATTTCACCCGAGTATGCAAGCATACTTTTGGTAAGTGATGTAAACATACTTAAACGTAATTTTTGA
- the LOC113692384 gene encoding protein LATERAL BRANCHING OXIDOREDUCTASE 1-like — MAGDSELDPYRMVQELAEDGDEIPERFICKDTPYGLITASLPLMDIPVIDLSRLSSSSATTDEELEKLQSALSSWGCFQVINHGIEFCLLDELRENGRQFLKLPMKDKQKYARAASEIEGYGNDMILYENQTLDWTDRIYLLVSPEDGRKLQYWPEDPKSFRVVLEEYTTRVKMIVETLLKSMAKALNLPDNSFLNQYGERPVMYTRYNFYPPCPRPDLVHGVKPHADGSAITVLQQDEEVEGLQFLKDNQWFRVPIRPHALIVNVGDEIEVMSNGIFKSPLHRALTNSAKERISVATFCSPEVGKEIGSVEELINDKNPRLYKTYKTVKDYPEIFFKYYQQGKRPIDAVKLYSS; from the exons ATGGCTGGAGACTCAGAACTTGACCCCTACAGGATGGTTCAGGAATTGGCAGAGGATGGTGATGAAATTCCAGAGAGATTTATATGCAAAGATACTCCTTATGGGCTCATAACAGCCTCTCTTCCGTTGATGGACATCCCAGTTATTGATCTTAGTCGTTTGTCATCTTCATCAGCTACAACAGATGAGGAACTCGAAAAACTTCAGTCAGCTCTGAGTTCATGGGGTTGCTTTCAG GTTATAAACCATGGAATAGAATTTTGCTTGCTGGATGAACTGCGAGAGAATGGCAGACAATTCTTGAAGCTCCCTATGAAAGACAAGCAGAAGTATGCCAGAGCAGCAAGTGAGATTGAAGGTTATGGAAATGACATGATTTTGTATGAGAATCAAACTCTGGATTGGACAGACAGAATTTACCTTTTAGTGAGTCCAGAAGATGGCCGAAAGCTACAATATTGGCCTGAAGATCCCAAATCCTTTAg GGTAGTTTTAGAGGAGTATACAACAAGGGTGAAAATGATAGTTGAAACTCTCCTCAAGTCGATGGCAAAAGCACTGAACTTGCCAGACAACAGTTTTCTGAACCAATATGGAGAGAGGCCAGTTATGTATACTAGATATAACTTCTATCCCCCATGTCCAAGGCCTGATCTTGTTCACGGAGTGAAACCACACGCCGATGGCTCAGCAATCACCGTACTCCAGCAGGATGAAGAAGTTGAAGGCCTTCAATTCCTCAAGGATAATCAGTGGTTTCGAGTTCCAATCAGGCCTCATGCGCTTATAGTTAATGTCGGTGATGAGATAGAG GTAATGAGCAATGGGATCTTCAAGAGTCCGTTGCACAGGGCTTTGACAAACTCAGCGAAGGAGAGGATCTCCGTGGCTACGTTCTGTTCACCAGAAGTAGGAAAGGAGATTGGATCAGTAGAGGAGCTCATCAATGACAAAAATCCTAGATTATACAAGACATACAAGACAGTGAAAGACTACCCTGAAATTTTCTTCAAGTACTACCAGCAAGGCAAGAGGCCAATTGATGCTGTTAAACTATATAGCTCATAA
- the LOC140003848 gene encoding arogenate dehydrogenase 2, chloroplastic-like produces the protein MLSISPIQPTSSQSTAHSPLLRQLPLSRSHHLHHRHSRFCFHLLQLSRRRHPSALLIRALDAAQPYDYETRLSRRFSQSTALKIAIIGFGNFGQFLAKAFIRQGHTVLANSRSDHSSVAQSLGASFYADPHDLCEQHPDVILLSTAVIHTEQVLKALPIQRLRRNTLFVDVLSVKEFPKNIFLQYLPSHFDILCTHPMFGPESGKDGWTGLTFVFDKVRIGPQKSREARVEDFLQIFEKEGCRMVEMSCAEHDKYAAGSQFITHTVGRVLEKLSLETTPINTKGYERLLDLVENTAKDSFDLYYGLFMYNKNSMEQLERLDLAFESLKKELFGHLHEVLRKQLFGKVEEGVQGPVLSKLPNNVAAFPPPKTNTVEINNN, from the coding sequence ATGCTCTCCATTTCCCCTATACAGCCCACCTCCTCTCAATCCACAGCCCATTCCCCCCTCCTCCGCCAGCTTCCCCTCTCCCGTTCCCACCATTTGCATCACCGCCACAGCAGATTTTGTTTCCATTTACTCCAGCTCTCCCGCCGCCGCCACCCCTCGGCCCTTCTCATCCGTGCCCTCGACGCAGCTCAACCTTACGATTACGAAACCCGACTCTCCCGCCGCTTCTCTCAGTCCACGGCGCTCAAGATTGCCATCATTGGGTTCGGTAATTTCGGCCAGTTCCTTGCCAAAGCTTTCATCCGGCAAGGCCACACCGTACTGGCCAATTCCCGTTCCGACCACTCCTCCGTCGCCCAGTCTCTCGGGGCATCATTTTACGCCGACCCGCATGACCTCTGCGAACAACACCCTGACGTGATCTTGCTCTCCACTGCCGTCATCCACACCGAACAAGTTCTCAAAGCCCTCCCAATTCAAAGACTCAGACGCAATACCCTGTTCGTCGACGTTTTATCGGTCAAAGAGTTCCCCAAAAATATCTTCCTCCAGTACCTCCCTAGTCATTTCGATATCCTCTGTACTCATCCCATGTTTGGGCCAGAGAGCGGAAAGGATGGTTGGACGGGCCTCACATTTGTGTTTGATAAAGTTAGGATAGGGCCCCAGAAGTCTAGGGAGGCAAGGGTTGAGGATTTCTTGCAGATTTTTGAGAAGGAAGGGTGTAGGATGGTGGAAATGAGCTGCGCCGAGCACGATAAATATGCGGCTGGATCGCAGTTCATTACACATACAGTGGGAAGAGTTTTGGAGAAGTTGAGTTTGGAGACTACCCCTATTAATACTAAAGGGTATGAGAGATTGTTGGATTTGGTGGAGAATACGGCTAAGGATAGCTTTGATTTGTACTATGGGTTGTTTATGTACAATAAGAATTCCATGGAGCAGCTGGAGAGGTTAGATTTGGCATTTGAGAGTCTGAAGAAGGAGTTGTTTGGGCATTTGCATGAGGTTTTGAGGAAACAGTTGTTTGGGAAGGTGGAAGAAGGCGTGCAGGGGCCTGTGTTGTCGAAGCTGCCTAACAATGTGGCTGCGTTTCCACCTCCTAAAACGAATACTGTTGAAATTAATAACAACTAG
- the LOC140008606 gene encoding uncharacterized mitochondrial protein AtMg00810-like, which produces MNLGFEKSLSEFTLYIKKVDGEILVISLYVDDLLVTGSSKELIDKFKKEMEDVFEMTDIGMMSFFLGMEIQQKQNEVFICQQKYAKEVLKKVNMEGCKSTATPMNQKEKFCKEDGAEKVDEGLYRSLIGCLMYLTATRPDIMQAVSLLSRYMHCASEIHFQAAKRILRYVKGTVDYGIRFSQVKNFNFHGFSDSDWAGCADDMRSTSGYCFTFGSGIFSWCSKKQDVIAQSTAEAEYVAAAAAVNQALWIRKLMTDLHMKQEDCTQIFVDNEAAISISNNPVFHGKTKHFKIKLYFLREVQK; this is translated from the coding sequence ATGAATTTAGGCTTTGAAAAAAGTTTGAGTGAATTTACCTTATATATCAAAAAGGTTGATGGTGAAATACTTGTGATATCTTTATATGTTGATGACCTTCTTGTTACAGGAAGCAGCAAGGagttgattgataagttcaaaaaGGAGATGGAAGATGTCTTTGAAATGACTGATATTGGTATGATGTCATTCTTTCTTGGTATGGAGATACAACAGAAGCAAAATGAAGTGTTTATATGCCAGCAAAAGTATGCAAAGGAGGTCCTGAAAAAAGTTAACATGGAAGGGTGCAAATCAACTGCGACTCCAATGAATCAAAAGGAGAAGTTTTGCAAAGAAGATGGAGCTGAAAAAGTTGATGAAGGGCTGTATAGAAGCTTAATAGGCTGTCTAATGTATTTGACTGCAACCAGGCCAGATATCATGCAGGCAGTGAGTCTGTTATCAAGATACATGCACTGTGCTAGTGAAATTCATTTTCAAGCAGCAAAAAGGATTTTGAGATACGTTAAAGGTACTGTTGATTATGGAATAAGGTTCAGTCAAgttaaaaatttcaattttcatggTTTTTCTGATAGTGATTGGGCTGGATGTGCTGATGATATGAGGAGCACCTCAGGTTACTGTTTTACTTTTGGGTCTGGAATTTTTTCATGGTGTTCAAAGAAGCAGGATGTCATAGCTCAATCCACTGCAGAAGCAGAATATGTAGCTGCCGCTGCTGCTGTGAATCAAGCACTATGGATAAGAAAACTCATGACTGATCTACACATGAAACAGGAAGATTGCACTCAGATATTTGTTGACAATGAGGCTGCAATTTCTATTTCCAATAATCCAGTGTTCCATGGCAAAACGAAACATTTCAAGATAAAGCTTTATTTTTTGAGGGAAGTGCAAAAGTAG
- the LOC140008396 gene encoding protein LATERAL BRANCHING OXIDOREDUCTASE 1-like produces MAGDSELDPYRMVQELAEDGDEIPERFICKDTPYGLITASLPLMDIPVIDLSRLSSSSATTDEELEKLQSALSSWGCFQVINHGIEFCLLDELRENGRQFLKLPMKDKQKYARAANEIEGYGNDMILYENQTLDWTDRIYLLVSPEDGRKLQYWPEDPKSFRVVLEEYAKRVKMIVETLLKSMAKALNLPDNSFLNQYGERPVMYTRYNFYPPCPRPDLVHGVKPHADGSAITVLQQDEEVEGLQFLKDNQWFRVPIRPHALIVNVGDQIEVMSNGIFKSPLHRALTNSAKERISVATFCSPEVGMEIGPVEELINDKNPRLYKTVKDYPELFFKYYQQGKRPIDAVKLYSS; encoded by the exons ATGGCTGGAGACTCAGAACTTGACCCCTACAGGATGGTTCAGGAATTGGCAGAGGATGGTGATGAAATTCCAGAGAGATTTATATGCAAAGATACTCCTTATGGGCTCATAACAGCCTCTCTTCCGTTGATGGACATCCCAGTTATTGATCTTAGTCGTTTGTCATCTTCATCAGCTACAACAGATGAGGAACTCGAAAAACTTCAGTCAGCTCTGAGTTCATGGGGTTGCTTTCAG GTTATAAACCATGGAATAGAATTTTGCTTGCTGGATGAACTGCGAGAGAATGGCAGACAATTCTTGAAGCTCCCTATGAAAGACAAGCAGAAGTATGCTAGAGCAGCAAATGAGATTGAAGGTTATGGAAATGACATGATTTTGTATGAGAATCAAACTCTGGATTGGACAGACAGGATTTACCTTTTAGTGAGTCCAGAAGATGGCCGAAAGCTACAATATTGGCCTGAAGATCCCAAATCCTTTAg GGTAGTTTTAGAGGAGTATGCAAAAAGGGTGAAAATGATAGTTGAAACTCTCCTCAAGTCCATGGCAAAAGCACTGAACTTGCCAGACAACAGTTTTCTGAACCAATATGGAGAGAGGCCAGTTATGTATACTAGATATAACTTCTATCCCCCATGTCCAAGGCCTGATCTTGTTCACGGAGTGAAACCACACGCCGATGGCTCAGCAATCACCGTACTCCAGCAGGATGAAGAAGTTGAAGGCCTTCAATTCCTCAAGGATAATCAGTGGTTTCGAGTTCCAATCAGGCCTCATGCGCTTATAGTTAACGTCGGTGATCAGATAGAG GTAATGAGCAATGGGATCTTCAAGAGTCCGTTGCACAGGGCTTTGACAAACTCAGCGAAGGAGAGGATCTCCGTGGCTACGTTCTGTTCACCAGAAGTAGGAATGGAGATTGGACCAGTAGAGGAGCTCATCAATGACAAAAATCCTAGATTATACAAGACAGTGAAAGACTACCCTGAACTTTTCTTCAAGTACTACCAGCAAGGCAAGAGGCCAATTGATGCTGTTAAACTATATAGCTCATAA